In Actinoplanes lobatus, the DNA window TGCCGTCGCTGCTGTGCACGCCGAAGTAGATGTTGTTCTCGCAGACGCGGACCTGGTAGCCGGCCTGTTTCACGTTGCGGAACCAGATCGCCGCGCAGCTGTCCGGGGTGAGCAGCCGCACGCCGGTCTCGATCCGCAGGTCCGGCGGCAGCTCGTCCTCCGGGCCCTTGCACTTGTAGGTGCCCACGCTGTCGCGGTGCGCCACCAGGCCGCCGTCGAAGTGGCAGTTGCCCTCGCCGTCCTGTTCGCTGGGCCGCCAGTAGGACTGCTGCCGTAGCGTGTCCGCCATCCACGGGCGGTCGGCGGGCACGGCCGTGTCCTCGCTGGGCGCGGGCGTGGGATCGGTCACCGTCTCGCCGTTCCGGTCCGGGCGCATCGAGAGGGCCAGCATGACCGCGCCGGCGACCACCGCGAGGATCAGGAAGGCCACCGCGACCGGCAGCGCCCAGCGGCGGGCCGGCTCGGGCGGCGGCGGGCCGGTGGGCCGGGTGTGCCCCGGGGGTGCCGAGATCGGCACGGTGACGATCGAGTTCTCGTCGTAGCCGACCAGGCCGGCCGGGATGTCCAGGGTCGGCACGCTTTCGCCGGCGGTCTCCGGCGCCGCCGCGAACCCGGTCACGGCCTGCGCCTCGACCGCCGCCGCGCGCAGGGCGGGCTGGTCGGCGAGGGCGGCCGCGGAGGCCGCCGGGCGCTCCCCGGAGATCAGCAGGTCGAGGAGCTCACGGGCGCTGGGCCGGTTGGCCGGGTCCTTCTCCAGGGCGTGCGCCACCAGGTCGCGCAGCGGGCCGCTGAGCCCGTCCAGGCGGGGCGGCTGGGTGAGGATGCGGGCCGCGGTGGCCGGCGGCGAGTCGGCCCGGAACGGGGTGTGGCCGGTGCCCGCGTACGCCACCACGCTGCCCCAGGCGAACACGTCCGCGGCCGGCGTGACCGGGGTGCCCGGGTCGGAGCTGAACCGCTCGGGCGCCATGTACGCCACGGTGCCCACCATCTGGTCGGTCCGCGTGTTGGCGCTGGTCGCCTCCATGGCCCGGGCGATCCCGAAGTCGATCACCTTGGGGCTGCCCGGCGCCAGCAGCACGTTGCGCGGCTTGAGGTCGCGGTGGATCACCCCGGCGCCGTGGATGGCGGTCAGCG includes these proteins:
- a CDS encoding serine/threonine protein kinase, encoding MVDAALPGERTQPLRPRDPRTLGDYELVGRLGEGGMGTVYLARTGGGVLVAVKMVRADLAFDDEFRRRFRSEVNRARQVPPFCTAEVIDADPDHEHPYLVVEYVDGPTLADVVEQRGPLTSANLHGVAIGVATALTAIHGAGVIHRDLKPRNVLLAPGSPKVIDFGIARAMEATSANTRTDQMVGTVAYMAPERFSSDPGTPVTPAADVFAWGSVVAYAGTGHTPFRADSPPATAARILTQPPRLDGLSGPLRDLVAHALEKDPANRPSARELLDLLISGERPAASAAALADQPALRAAAVEAQAVTGFAAAPETAGESVPTLDIPAGLVGYDENSIVTVPISAPPGHTRPTGPPPPEPARRWALPVAVAFLILAVVAGAVMLALSMRPDRNGETVTDPTPAPSEDTAVPADRPWMADTLRQQSYWRPSEQDGEGNCHFDGGLVAHRDSVGTYKCKGPEDELPPDLRIETGVRLLTPDSCAAIWFRNVKQAGYQVRVCENNIYFGVHSSDGKVSVVKTMPLGEAVPLNGEPTLITLVVQGDTVQVSRDGARVGDAPLEKDFGIGRVLLGIYNERDAPDEGRYEVAFTDLRVWKL